CTTTTAAGTTGCGATTTGCCGGTGTCGCCATCGCCGACAAGGAAAAGCGCTTTTTTCATTCGCCATCCCTTGATGTTGGAGATGCATACACCGATAAACTCAAGGAGCAGGTGTTCTATGGCCTTGTCTCCGTCCGTGAGGGTGTGCATATACCTGTCGAAGACCGGCGTAGGTGTTTCCCTTCCCGCCCAGTTGCACGGAATCTGAATGGTGGAGAGGATATCCGGGGAGTGTGGTACAAGAATGGCGTTATCTGCAGTGATACGGAGCAGGCCATTTCTGAAGTTGATTAAATCCTCATCGGCGTTCAATTCATCCTGGCTAACATAATTAAGGTCAGTGGTGATATGCTGTAAAGTTTCGCTGACGATGCCCATTCTCACAAGTTCCTCGTCATAATCTGCTATGTACTGCTTGATAATGCCCATCAGCATATTGTCGGCATAGAGCCGATAACAGCCGTTTTCGTAGACATATTTCAAAAGGCCCTGCTTTCCGTTATCCCTTACAAGCACATAGCGGAGATGCTCGCGTACGTACTTTGCAAGGAGCGGAACGCTGACATAAGGTTCACCAGTCTGTTCATGAAATTTGATGAAGTACGGATGCTCCATCCTGGATTTATGGAAAATGCCATGACAGGCATTGATACCGGCATTGATTGTGGCTTCTCTGTAATCGTCACGCTCCCATTTTTCGCGATAGAGGGCGGAACTGCGGAAGATTTCATCAATAGCAGCGGGATCTGGCCCGGTACGGAATGCAATCATGGCGCACAGCGCCGCGTCAGCCTCGGAGTGAGAGTTATATCCGGAGATATCTCCATCGTCATATAGTTTCTTGAACTTATCTCCGTTTTTCTGTTTGCGTAAGTTACAGACAATATCGAAATAGGTGCGGTCACCGTCACGTTTTTGGCTGTATTTTGCTTTCTTGGACTTCCTCATGTTCTTATCGAGAGTGAGCAAGATGGCTGCTGTGCTTTCTTTGAGCGGTTCATTCAGAATCATGTCACCAGTATAAGCTGCGAAGCGATTTGTAAGTCCGCCTATATAAAGCTCCAAATGATTGCTTGGATTTTTCATATAGTAAGCTTTATCTAGTCTGGGATTGCCGTTTTTGTCTGCATAAGTCGGTAGTTTCTCAAAATTACACTTACCGTAAATATGAATACCATTTCCGCTGACGGAACGCTCGGTATAGGAGTTAAAACGTTCAAGCAGTATCTGTACGAAGGGATCTGTGATAGGCCTGTGGTCGATGTCAAGGAAGAAGTAGCCTTTAGGTATTACAAAACCTAAGCCTGCAGCGCTTTGCTTAGTCAGTGAGCTAAGTGCTTCGTCGTAGGTAACCCATGTGTGCCGGTATTTTTCATTAGTGCCTGTCGCCCCACCGCCAGCAGCAAAGGGAATTTTGTTGATACGGTCGCCATCCATTTCTTTGCGCCAAAGAAACCATATCTTCATATCCATCAGTTCCTGCATTGCGTTTGCCGTTTTGTCCACCTCCTCTCTGCTGCATTTTGTGCTGCCATTATTCGTGCGCCGAGTTTATGACCAGCCACTCTTTAAAAGCTTCAACCGGAATCAGGATTCTTGTACCAACCCGTATGACTGGAAATCCCGGCTTTTTTACAAGTTCGTAGGCCTTCGGCAGACTAATGCCCATCTGCGCCGACAGTTCCTGCACACTCATGGTTGTCTTTTCCATATACTCTTTCCTCCTTATCTTGATAGTTGTTTCGGTTTCTACATCCACCGTTCGCTACCGTTCCTGAGGCAGCCACCTGCTCGTGGTCTCCCCGTATCCGATTGCAGCAGAAGCGCTCCGGCTTTCACCATCGTGGCGGTTACGCTGCAAAAGTATCTCTCGCGGGCGGACTATTCAGTTGTCAAGGAACCGGAAATTAAGTGGTTTTACAATTTGTTCTTGTTTTCAATGCCATTGTATAATACAATGTAAGTGATGTTAAATTTTCATCGCTTACAATAACGATTACATTCAAAGGATGATTGCCATGAAAAAACTGCCGGTAGAAAATCTCGGTTTCGTTGAAATTGGGGGCGTTGGCGAGATGATATATAGAGCTGTGCGATTTCCAGAGTATGTTCCGGACTATGACGATGACGGCGAAGTATTAAAGCCCGTTTTCACAGGCCTTCATGCTCCGGAAAGCGGCACTGATTATTCGCTTACCGGACAGGAGCTATTGGTTAGTCTGTGTAATCTTTACGGAAAATTAAATAACCCAGACAGCACTGAATCGATTTCAGATACCGTCTGGGATTGGTGTAGAAACAATATTCATCCATATGATATTGATAGTCTCTGCGAAATCCTCGAAAGCGAGAAGAACGCACACATCACTTACAGGGATATTATTGAGAAGGATGCTACTTTCAGCATAAAAAGGTTTATCAAGGATTTGTGCGATCTTGGTACTGTCTTCGAGTTGTATTACATCCTTGATAACTTGAAGTATGAAGGTAATGTTAATAATGCAAGAAATCTATATTACGAAGGTAGGCTTCGTGACAGCCTTTCCTTTTTAGAAAGATATAGTAAATATGAAG
This region of Defluviitalea raffinosedens genomic DNA includes:
- a CDS encoding DNA primase family protein, with protein sequence MQELMDMKIWFLWRKEMDGDRINKIPFAAGGGATGTNEKYRHTWVTYDEALSSLTKQSAAGLGFVIPKGYFFLDIDHRPITDPFVQILLERFNSYTERSVSGNGIHIYGKCNFEKLPTYADKNGNPRLDKAYYMKNPSNHLELYIGGLTNRFAAYTGDMILNEPLKESTAAILLTLDKNMRKSKKAKYSQKRDGDRTYFDIVCNLRKQKNGDKFKKLYDDGDISGYNSHSEADAALCAMIAFRTGPDPAAIDEIFRSSALYREKWERDDYREATINAGINACHGIFHKSRMEHPYFIKFHEQTGEPYVSVPLLAKYVREHLRYVLVRDNGKQGLLKYVYENGCYRLYADNMLMGIIKQYIADYDEELVRMGIVSETLQHITTDLNYVSQDELNADEDLINFRNGLLRITADNAILVPHSPDILSTIQIPCNWAGRETPTPVFDRYMHTLTDGDKAIEHLLLEFIGVCISNIKGWRMKKALFLVGDGDTGKSQLKSLVERLLGKGNFIGIDLKEIEARFGTGAIYGTRLAGSSDMSFLSVDELKTFKKITGGDSLYAEFKGQQAFEFTYNGLLWFCMNRLPKFGGDDGKWVYDRIMVVRCPNVIPKDKQDKSLLDKMYAERDGIVYKAVKALQTVIANGYSFSEPDSVSLAREQYMSENNTVISFYEECMCKRSEGKFNDSATTSRIYDVYRAWCHDNNNGFAKTAKEFRETLASHLGCTFKEMTVHTNKGTYYKNLTLTIEAKEQYKKAYGYDSTDFLA
- a CDS encoding excisionase family DNA-binding protein; protein product: MEKTTMSVQELSAQMGISLPKAYELVKKPGFPVIRVGTRILIPVEAFKEWLVINSAHE